The Thermoanaerobaculia bacterium genomic sequence CTACGTGCTGCGGCGGATCATCCGGCGCGCGCTCCGTTACGCGCGCCGCCTCGGCGTCGAGCGGCCGATGCTGTGCGACCTCGTCGGCACGGTGATCCGAGGCTTCGAGGGGATCTATTTCCTGTCCGACGCGGGGGCGCTCGGGTCCCGCATCGCCGACGACCTGCGCGCGGAGGAGGAGCTCTTCGGCCGGACGCTCACGTCGGGGATCGACCGGATCGGCGAGGAAATCGAGGGGATCCGGCGGACCGGCGGGTCGGCGCTCTCGGGCGAGACGGCATTCCGTCTCTACGACACGTACGGCATCCCGCTCGACCTGATCGGCGAGATCGCGCAGGACGAGGGGCTGCAGGTCGACGTGGACGGGTTCGAGCGCGCGATGGACGCCCAGCGCGCCCGATCGCACGCGTCGGCCCGGTTCCAGGCCGCGGACGCGAAGGTGTTCGAGACGCTGCCGCTCCCGGACGCCCACTCGGAGTTCCGCGGGTACCCCGAGCAGGATTTCGTGCGGCTGTCGGGCGCGCGCGTGCTGGCGATCGTCGAGGACGGGGAGCCTTCCGGCCGCCTCTCGGAGGGGGAGTCGGGCGAAGTCGTGACGGATCGCACGGTCTTCTACCCGGAGGGGGGCGGCCAGGTCGGAGACGTCGGGACGTGGAGCTGGCCGGGAGGCGCGGCCGAGGTGACGGACGTGCGCCGTCCGGTCCCGGGGATGATCGCGCACCGCGTCGAGGTCCGGGAGGGGGCGCTCTCGATCGGCGACCCGGTCGACATGGAAGTCGACGAGTGGACGCGGCGGCGGACGCAGGCCAACCACACCGGAACGCACCTCCTGCACGCCGCGCTGCGGAGCGTCCTCGGGGAATCGGCGCGCCAGATGGGCTCGCTCGTCGCCCCGGACCGGCTGCGCTTCGACTACGCGGCCCGCTCGCCGCTCACCCCGGAGCAGATCCGCGAGATCGAGGAGCAGGTCAACCGCGAGGTGCTGCTCGACAAGCCCGTCGCCAAGGAGGTCGTCTCCCGCGACGAGGCGAACGCGAAGGGCGCGATCGCCTTCTTCGGCGAGAAGTACGGCGAGCGGGTGCGGGTCGTGACCGTGCCGGGGTATTCGGTCGAGCTCTGCGGCGGATGCCACGTTCCGACGACGGGAGAGATCGGGGCCTTCAAGATCCTGTCCGACAGGGGACTCGCGGCGGGCGTGCGGCGGATCGAGGCGGTGACCTCGCTCGGGACGGTCGATCTCCTGCGCCGGGACGAGGAGATCCTCTCGGCGCTCTCCCAGCAGGCGAAATCGGAGCGGGAGCGGCTCCCGGAGGTCTTCCGCGGGGCCGAGGAGAAGATCCGCACGCTCGAGAAGGAGCTCGCATCGCTGCGGTTGAAGCTCGCCGCGGCCGGAGGCGGCGCTTCCGCCTCCGCCGCCGACGACGGGGTGCGGGAGGTCGCCGGGGTGAAGGTCTGGACCCGGGAGGCGCGGGGGCTCGCCCCGGGGGAGCTGCGGAACCTCTCCGACGCTCTCAAGGGGAAGTTGAAGTCCGGGGTCGTCGCGGTCGGGGGCGGACAGGAGGGGAAGACGGCGATCATCGTCGCCGTGACCGCCGACCTGACCCCGCGCCTTTCGGCGTCGGACATCGCCGCCCGCATCGGGCCGGCGCTCGGGGGGCGCGGGGGCGGCAAACGCGACCTCGCCCAGGTCGGCGGGAGGGACGAATCGCTCCTCCCGGCGGGGCTCGCGGCCGCCTATTCGGCCGTGGAGGAGCTCCTCGCGGGCTCCTGACCCTTCGATCAGGCCGAAACGGCCGCCGCCGTGGTATCCTCCCTCCGGCTCAGACCGCCCATGAGGAAAACCTTACCGATTCTGCTCGCCTGTGCGGTGTCCTCGTCCGCGTTCGCCGGCGTCCATCTGACGGTGCGTCCCGACGGCACCCGCATGATCTACAACGACGAGGTCGACACGCGGCGGTACAAGCCGATCCAGATGAGCGACGGCTGGCTCGTGAGCCGACGCACGCGGCCGTCGCCGTACGACGACCTGATCCGTTCGGCGGCGGTCGAGCACGCGATGGACCCGGCCCTGCTGAAGTCGGTGATGCTCGTCGAATCGGGCTTCAACCCCGCCGCCCTCTCGCGCAAGGGCGCGCGGGGGCTCATGCAGCTCATGCCCGCGACGGCGCGTCGCTACGGCGTCAGGAACGTCATGGACGTTCGGGACAACATCGCCGGCGGCGCCCGCTATCTCGACTACCTGCTGAATCTCTACCACGGAGATCTCGAGAACGCGCTCGCCGCGTACAACGCCGGCGAGGGCGCCGTCGAGAAATACGGCGGGATCCCGCCTTACGACGAAACGATCCTCTACGTTCACAAGACGCTGACCGCGTACTACGGCAAGCCGTACCTCGGCGGCGGATTCGGCCGGGCCACGACGCAGCGATTCAAGGTCCTCGCGAGCTTCTCGCCCGGAAAGCCGGTCCGAATCGAGCGCGACGCCGACAACCGCGTCGTCCTCACCACGGCCAGCTCCCCGGCGGTCCTGCGCCGGCGGTAGCCGTGGCGCACTCCCGGCGCGAGGCGCCGCCCTTCGACCAGGGGATCTTTCTCCTCCATCGGAACAAGGGGCGCGAAGCGCTGCGCAACGGCAGCGTCGCGACCGCCCGGGCCGAGCTCCAGACGGCGCTTTCCATCCGTCCCGGAGACGAGGACGTCCGCAACCTCCTCTCGGTCGTGTACTTCAAGGCCGGCGAGTTCGAGGAGGCCGAGAAGCTCACGCGGCTCCTGGTCGCCGAGAATCCGGACTCGCCCGTCCTGCGCTCGAACCTCGGCATCATTCACGTCAAGACGGGAGCGCTCGACGAGGCCGAGGCGGAGCTCCGCCGCGCGATCGAGTTGAAGCCCGACCACGCGAAGAGCCATCTCTATCTCGGGTTCGTCTACCGCCAGAAGCGCAAGCTCGGGCTTGCGCTCGAGCATTTCGGGTTCGCCGGCGCGGACCGTCTCGTGGCCGAGCTCCAGGAGGAGCTTCGCCGGTCGAGCCGCGAGAGCGGCGACGTGCGCGCCGCGATGCGGAAAGAGGGGCCGTTGCCGAACGAGAGCACGACGGCGAAACTCGTCATACCGGCCGAATTCCGCTCGCCCGCCGCCGCCGTGCCGAAGGCGCCGCCGCTCGCGGCGGCGCCGGCGGTCCCCGCCCCGCCGGGCCGTCCCGCGCCGGCCGCCCGGCTCTTCCGGATCCGGGACAACGGGACGGTCGAGATCACGTTCGAAGGGGAGGTCCTCGTCCGGCGCGGGACCGTCGCCTCGTACGGCGGCCGGATCGCGTTCGGCCCCGACCCGCGCCTGGCCGGAACCCGGGCCGAGGCTCTCCTGCGCGCCTCCGGGAAAGGGTCGATCTTCCTCGCCGACCGCGGCCGCAAGCCGATGCTGGTCGAGCTCGACGACGAATTCTTCTCGGCGGAGGGGTCCCGGATCCTGGCGATCGGGCCGACGCTCTCGTTCCGATACGAGCCGATCCACGATTTCCCGAGGCGCCGGCGCGTGGACGTGCTGAAGATCTTCGGCAGGGGGGGGCTCGTTCTCTCGCCCGCGCGCGCCAGCTTCTCGATCCCGGTCTCGGGGGAGTTCCCGCTGAACGTCTCCTCGCGCGACCTCGTCGGCTGGTCGGGCAACCTCGTCCCTTCCGTGCTGCCCGACCGCTTCCTCGACGAGGTGATGCTCCCCGACAGCGACGATCCGCCGAAGATCCGTTTCGAGGGGGAGGGCACCGTCTTCACGGAATCGCCCGCGTGAGCGGCGGGCCGGCGGAG encodes the following:
- a CDS encoding tetratricopeptide repeat protein, which gives rise to MAHSRREAPPFDQGIFLLHRNKGREALRNGSVATARAELQTALSIRPGDEDVRNLLSVVYFKAGEFEEAEKLTRLLVAENPDSPVLRSNLGIIHVKTGALDEAEAELRRAIELKPDHAKSHLYLGFVYRQKRKLGLALEHFGFAGADRLVAELQEELRRSSRESGDVRAAMRKEGPLPNESTTAKLVIPAEFRSPAAAVPKAPPLAAAPAVPAPPGRPAPAARLFRIRDNGTVEITFEGEVLVRRGTVASYGGRIAFGPDPRLAGTRAEALLRASGKGSIFLADRGRKPMLVELDDEFFSAEGSRILAIGPTLSFRYEPIHDFPRRRRVDVLKIFGRGGLVLSPARASFSIPVSGEFPLNVSSRDLVGWSGNLVPSVLPDRFLDEVMLPDSDDPPKIRFEGEGTVFTESPA
- a CDS encoding lytic transglycosylase domain-containing protein, coding for MRKTLPILLACAVSSSAFAGVHLTVRPDGTRMIYNDEVDTRRYKPIQMSDGWLVSRRTRPSPYDDLIRSAAVEHAMDPALLKSVMLVESGFNPAALSRKGARGLMQLMPATARRYGVRNVMDVRDNIAGGARYLDYLLNLYHGDLENALAAYNAGEGAVEKYGGIPPYDETILYVHKTLTAYYGKPYLGGGFGRATTQRFKVLASFSPGKPVRIERDADNRVVLTTASSPAVLRRR
- a CDS encoding alanine--tRNA ligase-related protein, translating into YVLRRIIRRALRYARRLGVERPMLCDLVGTVIRGFEGIYFLSDAGALGSRIADDLRAEEELFGRTLTSGIDRIGEEIEGIRRTGGSALSGETAFRLYDTYGIPLDLIGEIAQDEGLQVDVDGFERAMDAQRARSHASARFQAADAKVFETLPLPDAHSEFRGYPEQDFVRLSGARVLAIVEDGEPSGRLSEGESGEVVTDRTVFYPEGGGQVGDVGTWSWPGGAAEVTDVRRPVPGMIAHRVEVREGALSIGDPVDMEVDEWTRRRTQANHTGTHLLHAALRSVLGESARQMGSLVAPDRLRFDYAARSPLTPEQIREIEEQVNREVLLDKPVAKEVVSRDEANAKGAIAFFGEKYGERVRVVTVPGYSVELCGGCHVPTTGEIGAFKILSDRGLAAGVRRIEAVTSLGTVDLLRRDEEILSALSQQAKSERERLPEVFRGAEEKIRTLEKELASLRLKLAAAGGGASASAADDGVREVAGVKVWTREARGLAPGELRNLSDALKGKLKSGVVAVGGGQEGKTAIIVAVTADLTPRLSASDIAARIGPALGGRGGGKRDLAQVGGRDESLLPAGLAAAYSAVEELLAGS